TCGAAATCCTGCCCTTTGAAATCAATGGAGCTATCCAAAAATCTCTCTGGCTCGAAGACTTGTGGATTTTTCCATGATTCAGGGTCCCTTCCGATCGCCCAAGCATTGACGAATATTCGCGTCTTGGCCGGAATTTGATATCCATCTATGGTTACTTCTTCCATGGATTCTCTTGGGACAAGAAGTGGAGCTGGAGGGTGCATTCGGAATATCTCCTTTATCACCGCCTTTAGGTAATGTAACTGGGGGAGATCGCCCTCGGACACTGTTCTTCTCCCACCAACGATGCTTCGGACTTCATCTTGGGCTCTCTTCAAGGCTTTTGGATTCATTAGCAGCTCTGTCATACCCCAGTCCAGTGTTATGAAGGTTGTATCCGTTCCGGCTGCAAACATGTCCTGCAAGAAATTGAAGCACAGAATTTGGGGTACGAGGAATCACAAGGAAGTTGGTCAGACATTGCATCCGGCTACCTCAAAAACAATTTTGACAGTACGTGAACCCTTCACCAAAACCACCCTCCCACCCCAGGAGCTAATATGGGGAAGCCCATGCAACAGTTCAAATAAAATTGGTCAAAACCGATCAACTGGAAGCTTGGTATTGATGATTTGAACTGTTAGATAGGGTCTACTATTTCTAAATTATGCACTGACAAAATATCATGTGATTTATAGATATGAAtccagtgattaaaaaaaaagcatattcATATTATTAAAACGATCTATTTTGGACTAATAGGTGGATGAGCGATGTATATGCTAGAGGTCTCTAAATTGCatactttttttaataataagtaaTTTGGAAATAGCAGACTATATCCAACAACTCAAATCATTGATGTatgtatctatctatatatatgtgtcTATGTGTGTGTCTATCTATAAATATACGTACGTATGTTTGTATGTACACAAAAGTTAGGGACTCTTACTAGTGGAGTTTCcatgattaaaaaattaaaaaaagaaaggaaatcgCATGCaacatcctctttcttcttcattattgattttaaaaattttaaactaTATGTACTGATTTATTCAAGCACTCCAAAAATAAGTAATGATTGAAGCAGAAGCTTGGtcgaataaaaataaaactggAAATAAAATAGACCTTATGACTAATTATGTGGAAACTATATATGTTACGGAATGTTTTGttggattatttttttatatatattttattttcttattcatacggatatttttttttaaaatggtatgaataaattttaattttatttaaaaataaataaataaataaataaaatagaccAAATGTAAAGCAGATCTTACTAGCAAATAAACTATATGTATTGATTTATTCGAGCACTCCAAAAATAAGGAATGATTGAAGCTAGCAGAAGCTCGatcgaataaaaataaaactgaaaatAAAATAGACTTAATAGCTAATTATACAGAAACTACGTTGTAGACTGCTATGttggatttttttatttttatttttttatatattttactttttaattcatatggatatattttttctaaatttgtgAAAATaaactttaattttatttaaaaataaggaAGCTAGAGCTGAGGTCTTGCTCACCAAGATGATGGCTTTAACGTTATCCATGGTGAGGGGCATCTCCAGGCTCCCATCCTTGTGGATGTCAAGCAACAAATCCACCAGATCCTTGTCCTCCtcgctcctcttcctcctcttcctatgCTCCTCTATAATCTCATCAAAtaagcaatcaaaacgtttgaacGTCCTCGCCAGCCTCCTCTTCATCCCCGTCACCGCATTCACCCACTCCAAGGATGGGTAGAAGTCCGCCAGGCTGAACCCCCCAAGCAAAGCCTGGTACTCCTCCAGCATCTTCTGAAACCCGTGCCGATCGTACTCCCCGCCCTCCGCAAACTCCCTCCCGAACGCCGCCCGGCACAGCACGCCGTTCGCGTACAACCCCAGAAGCCTGCTCAAGCTCACGGCGCCTCCCGGGCCCGACGAGGCGGCGGCGATCCGCCTCACGAGCTGGTCGACTTCCGCGGCTCTCGCGGGGCGGTACGACTCCACGCGCCTGGCGCTCAGGAGTTCGAGGGTGCAGATCTTGCGGATCTGGCGCCAATAGTTGCCGTAGGGGGAGAAGACGATGTCGGTGCAGCCGTAGAAGAGCTGCTTCGCGGCGTGGAGCTGGGGTCGGCTCGAGAGGGGAAGGTCGTGGGTGCGGAGGACTTCTTTGGCGGTTCTCGCGGAGGAGACGATGACGGTGGGGATGTGGCCGAGGGTGAGGTGGAAGATGGGGCCGTACCTATGAGCCAGGCGTTGGAGGGAGAGGTGGGGCATGCGGCCGAGCTGGTGGAGGTTGCCGACGATGGGGAGCGGCGGAGGACCGGGCGGAAGATTGGTCTGCCGTTTCTTTGGTAGATGAGTTCTAACCAACATGAGAACTACTAGTGCTGTAGATGCTAGAATCAAGACCGCGGATGGCCATTCCAGGAGAGCCATGAAGATTCCCCCCGTTGAGGTGAAACCGTGAAACACAGAGGAAAGAATTATAAATACGATGAAGTGGAGTTTGGGTTGGTgaagtgattgatctcacatcTGTAACcattttataattaaaaatatatttctataCTTGTCTCATATGCATCTCAGATCGGGTAAAATAGATGAGATAGATCATGAGAATCGGATCTAATATTGATTCAAATAGGCTGCCGTGATTTTTgtagaatatatattttttaagttcaataataataatttttgaagtaaaagagggaggaggagagagacaaTCAAGATGAACAAGACTGTGCGCTATCATCTATCGAGTGAATCAAAGAAGAGtgaattaaaattaatttatatctAATTGGGTTTCGAATGGGTTATACTATCATCTGCATCCTATCCGAACCCGCTTTGAAATCCATGCTCGCCTCAAGTTTAAATGAGTTTAGGTAaattttgtcccattgaagTTGGATCGGATTGGGTATCCGAAAGGCGGGCTAAAATTGTCGCCTTCAAGTTCGAAGGGACGAGGACAAAGGCCCATTGTCGTCACGTTTGATTTTTGATAATGGGAGGGGAACTTTTGGGGAAAGGATTTGTGGATGAGGCTGGGCAAATTGACAGCACCCTTCGTGGAGGGGTACGGTCCACTAGATGAGAGAGATAATAATCCTATCATGTACCGGATATGCGTGCATAGAATTATTTGGTAAGAGAGTCTGAATGCAACCAAATTAACTGGTTGGTAGCTATGGTCACGGAGCTACGAAATCTTATGAGGCAGGGTTGTAACTTTCAACAGAGGAATCATCTTTTCTTTGCACAAATCTACCGTTAGATTTTCTGTATAAGGATCGCTTCTGTGGCTGCATAAATTCAAAGTgatctatgaaaaatatgaTTCAATAGTCGAtatcgtaaaaaaaaaaaaaaaaagcattattTCACCCAAAACGTGCAACCCGAACCCCACCAACAGTATGGACCAATTGTGTTCTagaaatttttcaatttttattgatgttgaaaaatatatatattttccaaCAATTAGCTCGtggaaacaaaaaataataataataaaaaggtaAGGGCAGAGAGCCGTCACAGTCTTAATTTGTCTTCATATTACCATCATTATCATATCacagaccatgtgcaatggcaTCCGATGGAAAGCTCCCAGATAAAGGAATTACTTTTTACCAAAAAGAGAAGCACAGTGAATAAAAGCAATTGTGATTAATTAGGAAGCAATATGGTGAGCCATGGCAAAAGGGCATAGTGACGAGTTGGTATTTTGGATTACTAGCCTAATCTTCTGAAGGCATACAATTGGGGAAAAGTTCTATAAAAAAGTCCAAGGAGGAGTATTAGAGAGGATTTCGTTATGAGGTGCCAATTGTATGAGAAAATTCATAGGCATCAGAAGTTATTAAAAATCCTTGAACTATTGCTGGTCTTCCTCTTAGTCAAATGATTCTTTGAATTCTtgtacacaattaaatcaatgcAGAATTCTTGTACACTATTCATTGGTTATTTGTGctaatttaagaaatttttatgcTATATTTGTTGTTTGTACTACTGTTTTTGCTATCAGTTAAGTGGCTTTCCCATATTTATATTATGCAAATAAATACAATGATAGCTCAGAAAGCACTTGTAATAAGTTTTGATTGGTTGTAGGTATAACTATAACAACTCCATAAAACATTAATCAAGATTCTCTACAGTACGGCCCGTGCACCGCAGAGTGTTGTGCATCTCTAAATGGCAACCATCAGGAGATGAATGGCCACTAAACAACATGCGCTGTGTATGAAAAGATACACACTTATGGACTACCTTGTTTGATAGCTGTCTATCTCTTGATGGCGGCCATCCATGACCTACAGTACTCTACAGTGCCACATGCACACTGTAGGGACCCGTGTTCATAAAACATACTCATTTTTATCTTATGACCCACGGAATAGCATGGCCAACTCTGCTTCCATATAATCAAGACATCTCTAGACCCCTACGTGTTGCAGGGCAAGCTTATAGGCAATCTACAGCTCATAAAGTGCCTACTTCATTTTTCATTGGACAATACCTAACCTGCAGTAATATGGTGCAAGTTGAGCTAGTTTAGCAAAACCTGACTTGACTTGATTGGGTTGGGCCAATATAAACCTAACTGTTGGGTTTTGCTAGGGTTCGAAATTGTCGTCACAACTTCAAGGTAGGGGAAGTTTGGGTTGAAAGTTTGGCAGCCAGGATCCAAACCAAATTTCTACATTAtagtatttaaaccaacccaatTCAAGCTTCTTGTTGTCTTATTCTAAACAAACCTGAGAGGTATAGATTTCTGGATCGAATATTGCTTGTATTGACTTGATCTAACTTGACCTAAACATATCCAGCCTAAACTGTGTTTGGGTTGAAAATTTAAAGTTGGATCAGGTTGGGGCATTATTATTCGGTTGGGTTTGGATTGGATATTTCTCTTAACCAAGTTTGGATTGGGTCGGTACATGTTTCAAGTAACCAACAAACTCAAGAACACCAAGGTAGGTCTGCGGAGGTGGAACAACAGATCGGTTGGAAACGTTCATGTGAGATTATAGAATTTGGAGGCAGAGCTGGTTGAGCTTTAatcaaagaaagcaaattcTGGAGGTCCATAGCGCTCTACTACTTCTTACTAAATTGGCTGAGTATAATAGGTTCTTGAGATAGCAAAAGATATTTTGTGTTGCACCCCCAACCTGAAATCACGAGCCAGAGATTGCGGCAACCACCGCATACTCATAAAAAACTCTTTCtataagcatgcaaggcatctcatcCGGATATAATAAACAAGCAgcggaataaatttaaataatcaatattaaaattttaatttaaataattagaaTCCTATATTAATATCTCACGAAACCAAcaatgttttaaaaaaattacatcAAACTCTAGTCAAACCCTGatctaaattaaaaatattaaattcagCCTCTAGTCACTCTCTCGATCATAATCTCGTGCCattttagttttcagatctataAAAACAGTAAGATATAAAGTAATAAATTAgatagcccagtaagtaatgaacactttaactaaaataattaggcaataaattataaaattatttaaaaaaaataagcaaaTGTAGTTCATTAATTCAAAACCAAATTCAAGTATGTAGATTTATCAAAACATTGTCCATGCCAAATTCCATCTTTCTCAAAATCAAATTTTGTTTATaaattcaaattctttcaaatcacCATGTTTATCCCATCAACCATGAACTATGACCACATTTTTTCTGTGGCAGATCATGATATTGCATGTCTTCTTGCGGTGTCTGCATATCATCTTACGGTAAAGTCCTTCAGGACTACGTATCTGCTTGTGGTATGTCGCGCATCTTCTTGTGACATAAATCTTTCAGGACAAATCAAGTgccaatgtattagcccccattggtAGGGTCCTTAACATGTCAGGCTAAAAGTTCAAAACAATCATGCAGTTCATATCTCACTTCAACAAAAATATAACAAATCATAAGATATCGAAATCAATTGAACAAGTTCGATATTTCCAAGCATGCATTATcataatattccaaaataaagcatatttagtaataaaatatcattcaTCAAATTCATACAACATGAATAATATGATTTAATATAATAATCTTATAATTTTtcgataaatctagaaaaaggaTTATATTACTTACTTTGTGAGTGAAACCGGACTATATATtcaattaatttctaaaatttctCTGAGAATCTAAGACTCTAGCAAACGCTCAATTGAAATCTTCAGTGAGTACCGTGAGCCAAGAGTGTTGGAAgtcaagaggagaagaagggaccGACGATGATCTAGCGATAATGATCTGTAGGCTCAAGTGTGGCGCATTCAAAGGAAGACCAGTTGAAAATTCAGTTTCTGCAAGGCTGGGGTCGATTCATGgaaagctggggtcgacccatgaagagctggagtcgaccccagtgaaggaagggtcgacccaaagaagtCACAGGGAGACGACAGAAAGCACTTCTCTGTCAGTCTcaagtggggtcgacccctaacAGTCCGGGGTCAACCcctagggtcgaccccagtgaaggaagggtcgaccccaggaagtCACAGGGAGACAATAGAGAGCTGTTCTCTGTCGTCTTaggaggggtcgacccctgtCTGCAAGGGATCAACCCCTGAAGTataggggtcgacccctgatctgcaggggtcgactccagcGCTGTGCCAGGCGTGCCATTCAGTCAATAACGGAAATTTTTGGTCTTTGACTGGCTTAGGGACTTCATGATTTAAGTTTATAAGGGTCTAAGTCATTCTTGGGCTAGGTTTAGACTCAAGAAGAGAGTATGTAAGTCACGGACTTGGATTGAGTGCTTTCTAATGTGGCTTAGGGGGAGATTGTGTTGGCTTGGGATTAGACTAAAATTGGGAGCCTATATAAAGACTTGATGTAATCAGTTTTAGGGTTGAGAGAGAGGGTCACTTGTATTATTTTCTGGAGAAATAAGAGCCACCAGAAAACTTCTCCCacattctctcttctcttcctctttttctccaCGAAAATCCTAGTTTGTGATTGTGGTtcttcatctcttcttccttctttctccacGCAGCCTGACGCCCTAGGGGACGCCCTAGGTTAGCGGTTATCAGGGATCCACACGCTTCCACACAGcgccaacaattggtatcagatcGAGGTTTTGGCgtgggaaagaagaaacgaaggaaagacatcaagaggaaAGCAGTCCGCTCATCTCCCTTCAAGGTGATTTCTCAAATCAGATTTGTGTTTATTTGTGATTGTAGTCAGGCCAACCATGAACAATAACATGAAGGTGGAGTTTAAGAAGTTTAATGGGAAGGAAAGCTTCTCTATGTGGAAGGTCCGGGTGGAGGATCTCTTGGTGAAGAATTATTTGGATTCGGCCTTGGAGGACAGGCCGAAGGGTATAACAGATAAGGAATGATTTTCTTTGGAGAAAAGGGCTTGCGCTGCCATCAGAGAATGCTTAGCAGATTCAGTCTTATACAGCATCCTAGAGGAGAAGACACCCAAGGGATTATGGACAAAGTTGCATACCATGTATATGGAAAAGAATATGTGCAACAAGCTGATGTTGAAGAAACAATTGTACAGCCTTCGGATGCATGAAGGTGGAGATATTGTTCTTCATATTCAGTGGTTTGACCAGGTTTGCAATGACTTGCAGACCTTTGGGGTGAAGATGGAAGAGGAGGATAAATCTCTACTCTTGCTTTGCTCGCTGCCAGGTTCTTATGATCCTTTGGTAATTACTTTGCTGTATGGGAAGGAGACGCTGAATTATGAAGACATAATTTCTGTGCTAAGATCCAATGAGCAAAGGAAAAGATTGACAAAGGATGGAGTTCCTCAAGAAGGTCTTACTGTCGGAGAGAGGCctgggagagggaaagaatgcaGCAAGCAAAAAGGATGGTCAAAGTCCAGAAAAGGTAAGAAAGAGTTCAGATGCTACAAGTGCAATGAAGTAGGACACTTGAAGCGAAATTGTCCGCTTTGGAAGAAGCATCAGGAAGAGAAGAATGGCAAGGATTAAGTCAGTGTCGTGGCTGATCTCAAGGTGGACGATGACCTTTTGTAGTTTCGGATGATCACAGGAACAACACGGATATCTGGACAATGGATTCAGCCTGCTCTCATCATTACACACCAAAACGGTCTTGGTTTGCTACATACACCAAAATCGATGAGGAGAGTGTGACACTAGGAGATGATCATCCTTGCAAGGTGGCCGGCATTGAGACCATCAAGGTGAGGATATTTGATGGGATGGTGCGGACTCTTACCAATGTAAAGCACGTCCCGAATCTGAAAAAGAATCTAATGTCACTTAGCTACTTGGAGAAGAATGGTTACAACTTTAGTTGCTATTCCAGGAGTGGTATTTTGAATATATCCACAGGAGCCATGGTTGTGATGAAGGGGAGGAGGTTGGAGAATAATTTATACAGGATGGAAGGGTCCGTGGTGTGTGGGGGACCCGaaacagcagcagtggcacagggCCAGCAGGAAGCATAACGGTTGTGGCATTACCGCCTTGGCTATATGGGAGATCATGGTATGAAGATGCTGAGCAAAGATGGACTGATATCAGATCTGGATGGAGGAGTTTCAGAGATGTGTGAGCCTTGCCAGTTAGGAAAGCAACACAAGGTGAAGTTTTCCATCAGTACTACACGCAACGAAGGTACCCTGGAGCTAGTGCACACGGATGTTTGGGGACCGGCCCCGGTCACAGCTAGTAATGGGGCAAGATATTTTCTAACCCTTATTGATGACTTTTCAAGGAGAGTTTGGGTGTACTTCTTGAGAAAAAAGTCAGAGGTCTTCTCTAAGTTCAAAGCCTGGAGGGCAGAGgtagagaaggagaagggatgCTGCATGAAGTGTGTGCGGTTCGACAATGGTGGCGAATTCACAAGTAAGGAGTTTCTGAAATTTTGCGAAGATTGTGGGATCAAGAGGCAATTTTCAGTAAGGAAGACTCCTCAATATAATGGGGTGGCCGAAAGAATGAACAGGACTCTCATGGAGAAAGCTAGATGTATGAGATTGCAGACAGGGCTTCCCAAGGTGTTTTGGGTGGATACAGTAGACACAGCCTGCTACTTGGTGAATCGATCTCCTCATACAAAGCTAGATGGGAGGATTCCAGAGGAGCTATGGTCTGGAAAAAAGGTGGAGGTTGgtcatcttagagtatttgggtgCACGGCATTTGTGCATATAGATCCCAGTGAGCGGAGCAAGTTGGATGCCAAGTCACGAAAGATGGTGTTCATAGGATATCTGCGTGGAGTCAAGGGTTATCGACTGTGGGATCcgttgaagaagaagacaactaTCAGTAGGGATGTGGTCTTTGATGAGAATTCTTCCTAAAGATGCAAAAGGTGGAAGAAGAGCGGGGGGAGAACCAACCGGACAGGATTGGACAGTTAACTTCTTATTCAGTTTTACCTTTTGTAGGTGCACCAGAAGGACATGAAATTCAGGTGGAGCACCAGTTAGAGGTGCCTCCACATGTGGAGAGGAGCGAGATGCTAACTCGAAGACGAGATGTGCAAAGGGAAGAACAAGATCCCAGCAGAAGCATCGGAGTCGCACTGCACAAGCCTAAGCGGATTGTGTGGCAGCCGGAGAGGTATGGTTTTGGCGAAACCATGTCTTATGCATTGGTTGCTGTGAATGGAGACCCGAAGACCTATGAGGAGGCATTGGCACACCAGGATAGCGATAGGTGGGTCCAAGCTATGGTAGAGGAGATGCAGTctcttcagaaaaatcagactcGGCGGTTGGTGCAGTTGTCAAGTGAAAAAAAGCCCATGGGATGCAAGTGGGTGTTCCAATGCAAGGAAGGACTTTCAGATAGAGAAGGCATCACAGAAGCTGCCAAGAAAGCTCTATGGCTGAAAGGATTGGCATTGAAAATGAGATTTGCACAGAAGGCTGTCAGGGTGCATTGTGATAGCCAGAGTGCATTATCTTTGGTTCAGAACTCGATCTATCATGTGAGGACCAAACATATTAACATCAGGTACCACAGGATTAGAAAATTGGTGGAAGAACGTGAAGTGGAGctagccaaatttcatatgaaGGAGAACTTGACAAATGCACTGACCAAGACTCTTCCAAGGGATGGCTTCCTCAGGCGTGTGGCGCTGATGAGATTGATGGACCAGGAGAAGCTTGCAGAGGCTTTAGAGCGCCAAGGTGGAGATTGTAGGCTCAAGTGTGGTGCATCCAAAGGAAGACCAGCTAAAAATTCAGTTTTTGTAAggctagggtcgactcatggaAAGCTGGGGGGTCGACCCATGAAGAGCTGGGGTCCACCCCAGTGAAggaagggtcgaccccaagaagtcACAGGGAGACGATAGAGAGCACTTTTCTGTCGGTCTTAGGTGGGGTCGATCCCTGACTgttaggggtcgaccccagtgaaggaAGGATCGACTCCAGAAAGTCACAGGGAGACGACAGAGAGCTGTTCTCTGTCATCTTAGGAGGGGTCGACACCTATCTGTGAGAGGTCGACTCCAGTGCTGTGCCAGGCATGCCATTCAATCAATAACGAAaatttttgatctttgactgGCTTAGGGATTTCAtgatttaagtttctaaggGTCTAAGTCATTCTTGGGCTAGGTTTAGACTCAAGGGGAGAGAGCATGTAAGTCATGGACTTGGATTGAGTGCTTTCTAATGTGACTTAGGAGGAGATTGAGTTGGCTTGGGATTAGACTAAAATTgggagcctatataaaggcttgaTATAATCAGTTTTAGGGTTGAGAGAGAGGGTCACTTGTATTATTTCCTGGAGAAATAAGAGCCGCCAGAAAACTTCTCCCacgttctctcttctcttcctcttcttctccacaaAAACCCTAGTTTGTGATTGTGGTTCttcatctcttcttttttctttctccatGCGGCCTGACGCCCTAGAGGACGCTCTAGGTTAGCAGTTATCAGGGATCCACACGCTTCCGCACAGCGCCAACATGATCGACAAAACATGTCGGTGGTGAGGCGAAAGGGGATGTCGGGGTCTAGCAATGATGCTTGGCAAAACTTTGTTAGCAGATGGAACCAGGACCCACCCACAGTACCACCTAGTCTCCCACCTCCGAGAAATAAATTGGATAAAGAAGACAGACAATGGCTCTTAGCAGAAATTACTGGAAGTTATGGCACCTCTAAAATATATGGATTCTAACGGATCTCATGGGCCTGATGGTTTCTCACTTGGTCTCTGCAACGGTTATTGGAATATCATTGGCATGGATATTTGCAAAGTTATCAAAGAGTGCTTTATAAGAAGTCCAACGCCAGAGGCATGGAAGACAACTTTTGTCAAACGCCTACCGTGCGAAATCATTAGAGACCTGTAGTCTTTGTAATACAATGTACAACTTGGTGGCTAAAATTCTTGCAATTTGCCTAAGAAACAATCCTTAGTTTTAAAAGAGAAGAATGATTTTATAGAATTAtctctaaatattttgattATAATGCTATATCTTCCGATTAGAGAATGTGGTGCTATGATCTCTAATTGAGTTATCCAATGGATCAAATATAAATGGAATTACTTGGTTCAAGTGAGGGATTCCTGATGCTTTGCTGCCGTTAATTCTGGTTACATCTTTTCATTActataatctgattttaatttatttttaaacattCACATCATGTTTTACTGTTTTGATATTTCTTCTTAGTTTTGTAGTTTCTTTTAGTGTTTCTACCTTCTCCCTATGAAATCGACCTCCCAATCTATATTGTGACAGCTGCATTATTCTTTGGGCGTAATCAAGCCACCATCCTATTTTTTTCGGTTAATTCCATAGAGCTTGGGGAAGAGGGTTTGCAGAGAAGCATCACAAATCCAACAATCTTTCCAAAAGGGTGTTCCCTCACCATTGCCAATTTGAAATTTTGCTCTAGTCCATAATACGAGTAAAGCATTAACTGCATCTCTCCATAAATTAGAACAATTTTTACTTGGCCTCTAATTCATAGATAGCTTCACCTTTTTATGATAAGTAAAATGCATCTGACTTTTCCAAATGTCTGAATCATTTGTAAGATATCTCCACCCCCATTTGCCAAGTAATGCTTGATTAAGCTAACTAATGTTCTTGACATCTAAACCCCCCTCTTCCTTTCCAAGACAAACAGTGCTCCAATTTACTTTGCAGGAGGCTTCTTTACCATTCTTATCACCACTCCTTAAGAAGGATCTTCTATATCTTTCAATTCTTTTGACGACCCAAACCGGTAATTTAAAAATGGACATGAAATAGAGGGGAAGGGCAGTGAGTACAAAATTAGTGAGGATtattttttctccaaaaaaagaGGTATTTACCCTTGTCGCTAATCTAGCTTCAATTCACTTCAAAAAATGACAACCAATCTCTCTTTGCAAGCCTACCACTACATAGTGGTAAACCAAGATACTGAAGTAGAAGGGGGGCAAAAGAGCAGTGAAGCCATTTAGCACAATCGTATGCCATGTTATAGTCCAGACCAATAGGCTATATAGAGCTCTCTTTGTAATTGATAGACAATCCAGAAGTAAGCTCAAAATAGTATAGGATTCACTACAGAAAAAAGTGGCTTTTCCAACAATAATCCACCGATGCTATACAAAAGCATCGCTAATTTAGTCACCGCGCCAAATTTTGGCAACGCGGGCAGGTAGCGTTGGTATATTACAATGCTTAAAAGTGTCGGGAGTGGAAAGATAGCTATaacgacacttataagcgtcgtcaaaAGCCTAAGTTAATATGACGCTTTTTAAAACAATCGTCGGAAGCCTTAGTGCGCTAAGGCAACGCTTTAGAAAGTATCGTTGGAGGCCTAATCGTCCTCCTAGGACGACGCTTTAAAAAACATTGTCAGTAGTctatctcgccccaaagtcaACGTTTTAGAAAATATCGTTCGGGGCCTAATCGCCCCTAAAACGACGCTTTACAAAGTGTCGTCAGAGGCCAATTCCCCCCATGATGCTTTAGAAAGCATTATCGGAGGGCaattgccccccccccccccccccccccctccaaaTAAATTTCTAATCATCTCAAAATCCCTAACCCCTTCCCAAACCATTCCGACCCAGCCCCCCTACAAATCCCTAACATCTCTACTCCTCA
The genomic region above belongs to Phoenix dactylifera cultivar Barhee BC4 unplaced genomic scaffold, palm_55x_up_171113_PBpolish2nd_filt_p 002085F, whole genome shotgun sequence and contains:
- the LOC103709986 gene encoding cytochrome P450 71AP13-like — encoded protein: MALLEWPSAVLILASTALVVLMLVRTHLPKKRQTNLPPGPPPLPIVGNLHQLGRMPHLSLQRLAHRYGPIFHLTLGHIPTVIVSSARTAKEVLRTHDLPLSSRPQLHAAKQLFYGCTDIVFSPYGNYWRQIRKICTLELLSARRVESYRPARAAEVDQLVRRIAAASSGPGGAVSLSRLLGLYANGVLCRAAFGREFAEGGEYDRHGFQKMLEEYQALLGGFSLADFYPSLEWVNAVTGMKRRLARTFKRFDCLFDEIIEEHRKRRKRSEEDKDLVDLLLDIHKDGSLEMPLTMDNVKAIILDMFAAGTDTTFITLDWGMTELLMNPKALKRAQDEVRSIVGGRRTVSEGDLPQLHYLKAVIKEIFRMHPPAPLLVPRESMEEVTIDGYQIPAKTRIFVNAWAIGRDPESWKNPQVFEPERFLDSSIDFKGQDFELLPFGAGRRGCPAITFGMASIEIALAQLLHSFDWELPHGVKPEYLDMKEAFGITMHRIAELVAVAKPHSII